One part of the Panthera leo isolate Ple1 chromosome D4, P.leo_Ple1_pat1.1, whole genome shotgun sequence genome encodes these proteins:
- the C8G gene encoding complement component C8 gamma chain, translating to MLAVERGFETPRCRWQRLGSWVRGSWTKNQRSTRTLLPGDTGQWTLTRGLAVLPCASPTLVTATAMLTPRTALLLTLLLAGGSLSRRARRPPRPASPISTIQPEANFDVQQFAGTWLLVAVASSCRFLQEQGHRAEATALHVAPQGAAMAVSTFRKLDGICWQVRQLYRDTGAAGHFLLQARGARGPVDVVVGETDYRGFAILYLERARQLSVKLYARSLPPSDAALSAFEQRIQRVNLTEDQILFFPKYGFCEAADQFHVLDEVRR from the exons ATGCTCGCCGTAGAACGCGGGTTCGAGACCCCGCGCTGCCGCTGGCAGCGGCTGGGGTCCTGGGTTAGGGGGTCATGGACAAAGAACCAGAGGTCGACTAGGACTCT GCTTCCGGGCGACACTGGTCAGTGGACTCTGACCCGGGGCCTGGCCGTCCTgccctgtgcctcccccactctggTCACTGCCACTGCCATGCTGACCCCCAGGACTGCTCTCCTCTTGACTCTGCTCCTGGCTGGGGGCTCCCTGAGCAGGAGGGCTCGGAGACCCCCTCGACCCGCGTCTCCCATCAGCACTATCCAGCCCGAGGCCAACTTTGATGTTCAGCAG TTTGCAGGGACGTGGCTCCTTGTGGCGGTGGCCTCCTCGTGCCGCTTCCTGCAGGAGCAGGGCCACCGGGCTGAGGCCACCGCACTGCATGTGGCTCCCCAGGGTGCAGCCATGGCTGTCAGCACCTTCCGGAAGCT ggatgGGATCTGCTGGCAGGTACGGCAGCTCTACAGAGACACAGGAGCCGCGGGGCATTTCCTGCTCCAAG CCCGAGGTGCCCGTGGGCCGGTAGATGTGGTCGTCGGGGAGACAGACTACCGAGGCTTCGCCATCCTGTACCTGGAGCGGGCGCGGCAGCTGTCGGTGAAGCTGTACG CCCGCTCACTCCCCCCGAGTGACGCGGCCCTGAGTGCATTCGAGCAGCGGATCCAGAGGGTCAACCTGACCGAGGACCAGATCTTGTTCTTCCCCAAGTATG GTTTCTGCGAGGCCGCAGACCAGTTCCACGTCCTGGATG AAGTGaggaggtga
- the LCN12 gene encoding epididymal-specific lipocalin-12, whose amino-acid sequence MGKQAGQDQPPGQVTLSLPDPGQPPAWRRHRLPGEGVRAALGSADSGSPQFQGEWFVVGLAGSTHRKTDSSLLSPFTATFEKNENGSLKVSYAMTRGHRCITWSYVLITAAQPGGFSVDNTAAPGKGPEEVQVHDTDYSVFALMLSRRRSGGQSVLTVSLLCRTWVIRTRVLEKFVHLVRAQGLSDNNVVFPDLAGPGLSGWGGSPDPA is encoded by the exons atggggaaacaggctGGACAAGACCAGCCACCGGGCCAGGTCACTCTGTCCCTGCCAGACCCAGGGCAGCCCCCGGCTTGGCGCAGGCACAGGCTGCCTGGCGAGGGTGTCAGggctgccctgggctctgccGACTCCGGGTCCCCACAGTTCCAGGGGGAATGGTTTGTTGTCGGCCTGGCGGGCAGCACCCACAGGAAGACAGACAGTTCCTTGCTGAGCCCGTTCACTGCGACATTCGAGAAGAATGAAAACGGCAGCCTTAAAGTGTCATATGCCATGACTCG GGGCCACCGCTGTATCACCTGGTCTTATGTGCTGATCACAGCGGCCCAGCCTGGGGGCTTCTCAGTGGACAACACAGCGG CGCCCGGGAAAGGCCCCGAGGAGGTCCAGGTGCACGACACTGACTACAGCGTGTTCGCTCTGATGCTGTCCAGGAGACGGTCGGGCGGTCAGAGCGTCCTCACGGTCAGCCTGCTGT GCAGGACGTGGGTGATACGGACCCGGGTGCTGGAGAAGTTCGTCCACCTGGTCAGAGCTCAGGGCCTCTCGGATAACAACGTCGTCTTCCCGGACTTGGCCGGTCCCGGGCTCTCAGGCTGGGGCGGGAGCCCGGACCCAGCGTAG